In Rahnella sikkimica, the following are encoded in one genomic region:
- the yjfP gene encoding esterase — MVEMYEENIEGIQVIHAVPAGQYQQQLPTIFFYHGFTSSKEIYSYFGYTLAKAGFRVILPDARLHGARADGDEARLLANFWGILQGNVDELPVLKDHFVGKGLADPERLGVGGVSMGGMTTMAALVKFPWVKVAANLMGSGYFSPLSHHLFAAYDTQDSAQRDAFEREFAPLLSLDVSGKAALIAGKPLFVWHGEQDDVVPFGESQRLRQELADNDADANLTFISEADAKHKVSVNALAESTAFFAAKL; from the coding sequence ATGGTTGAGATGTACGAAGAAAATATTGAAGGGATCCAGGTGATTCATGCTGTTCCTGCTGGACAATATCAGCAGCAACTCCCGACGATATTTTTCTATCACGGCTTTACGTCGTCGAAAGAAATTTACTCCTATTTTGGCTACACGCTGGCGAAGGCCGGATTTCGCGTTATCTTGCCTGATGCCCGGCTTCATGGTGCGCGCGCAGATGGCGATGAAGCCCGGTTGCTGGCGAATTTCTGGGGCATTTTGCAGGGCAACGTCGACGAGTTACCGGTGCTGAAAGATCACTTTGTCGGCAAAGGTCTGGCTGACCCGGAAAGACTCGGCGTCGGTGGTGTGTCGATGGGTGGAATGACGACGATGGCCGCGCTGGTAAAATTTCCGTGGGTGAAAGTGGCGGCGAATCTGATGGGCTCCGGCTATTTTTCACCGTTATCGCACCATCTTTTTGCGGCTTACGACACGCAAGACTCCGCGCAACGCGACGCGTTTGAACGTGAATTTGCACCGTTATTGAGCCTGGATGTCAGCGGGAAAGCGGCTTTAATTGCCGGAAAACCTTTGTTTGTCTGGCATGGCGAACAGGATGATGTCGTCCCGTTCGGCGAAAGTCAGCGCCTGCGGCAGGAGCTCGCGGATAATGACGCAGACGCGAACCTGACGTTCATTTCTGAAGCCGATGCGAAGCATAAAGTGTCGGTTAACGCGCTGGCGGAAAGCACGGCATTCTTCGCCGCAAAGTTGTAG
- the rpsF gene encoding 30S ribosomal protein S6 produces the protein MRHYEIVFMVHPDQSEQVPGMIERYSAVITNAAGQIHRLEDWGRRQLAYPINKLHKAHYVLLNVEAPQEAIDELETNFRFNDAVIRSMVMRTKHAVTEASPMVKAKDERRDRREDFAEANDDAEAGDSEE, from the coding sequence ATGCGTCATTACGAAATCGTATTTATGGTTCACCCTGACCAAAGCGAACAGGTTCCGGGCATGATCGAGCGTTACAGTGCAGTAATCACTAACGCTGCTGGTCAGATTCACCGTCTGGAAGACTGGGGCCGCCGTCAACTGGCTTACCCGATCAACAAACTGCACAAAGCCCACTACGTTCTGCTGAACGTTGAAGCTCCGCAGGAAGCGATCGATGAGCTGGAAACTAACTTCCGCTTCAACGACGCCGTTATCCGTAGCATGGTTATGCGTACTAAACACGCGGTAACTGAAGCATCTCCAATGGTTAAAGCAAAAGACGAACGTCGTGATCGTCGTGAAGACTTTGCTGAAGCTAATGATGATGCTGAAGCTGGGGATTCTGAAGAGTAA
- the rpsR gene encoding 30S ribosomal protein S18 gives MARYFRRRKFCRFTAEGVVEIDYKDIATLKNYVTESGKIVPSRITGTRAKYQRQLARCIKRARYLSLLPYTDRHQ, from the coding sequence ATGGCACGTTATTTCCGTCGTCGCAAGTTCTGCCGTTTCACCGCGGAAGGCGTTGTAGAGATTGATTATAAAGATATCGCTACGCTGAAAAACTACGTTACCGAAAGTGGTAAAATTGTCCCGAGCCGTATTACCGGTACTCGTGCAAAATACCAGCGTCAGCTCGCTCGTTGTATCAAGCGCGCACGCTATCTTTCTCTGTTGCCATACACTGATCGTCATCAGTAA
- the priB gene encoding primosomal replication protein N yields MTANRLVLSGTVCKTPIRKVSPSGIPHCQFVLEHRSQQQEAGFSRQAWCRMPIVVSGQASQALTHSITVGTQLTVTGFISCHQGRNGLNKVVLHAEQIDLIDSGD; encoded by the coding sequence GTGACGGCGAATCGTCTGGTGTTGTCAGGCACTGTGTGCAAGACCCCCATTCGTAAAGTCAGTCCTTCGGGTATTCCTCACTGCCAGTTTGTGCTTGAGCACCGCTCGCAGCAGCAGGAAGCCGGATTTAGCCGACAAGCATGGTGCAGAATGCCCATCGTTGTCAGCGGACAAGCGTCACAAGCATTAACTCACAGTATAACGGTCGGCACGCAACTCACTGTTACCGGATTCATTAGTTGCCATCAAGGGCGCAATGGACTGAATAAAGTGGTGTTACATGCCGAGCAGATTGATTTGATAGATTCTGGAGACTAG
- the cysQ gene encoding 3'(2'),5'-bisphosphate nucleotidase CysQ — translation MLEQICQLAREAGDAIMAVYDGEQPLDARHKKDDSPVTAADIAAHNVIKAGLQKLDPQTPMLSEEDPQNWSERQTWTRYWLVDPLDGTKEFLKRNGEFTVNIALIEDGVPVLGVVYVPVTQVMYSAAEGKAWKEEQGKRQQIQVLEAHPPLVVVSRSHFSNDPELQDYLAQLGEHQTVAIGSSLKFCLVAEGSAQLYPRFGPTNIWDTGAGHAVALAAGAQVHDWKGQTLTYTPRESFLNPGFRVSLF, via the coding sequence ATGTTAGAGCAAATTTGTCAGTTAGCGCGTGAGGCGGGCGATGCCATTATGGCTGTCTATGACGGCGAACAGCCGCTTGATGCGCGCCATAAAAAGGACGATTCGCCGGTCACCGCAGCCGATATTGCGGCGCATAACGTGATTAAAGCCGGTTTGCAAAAGCTGGATCCGCAGACGCCGATGTTGTCGGAAGAAGATCCGCAAAACTGGAGTGAGCGTCAGACATGGACGCGTTACTGGCTGGTTGATCCGCTGGACGGCACTAAAGAATTCCTGAAACGTAATGGCGAATTCACCGTGAATATCGCGCTGATCGAAGACGGTGTGCCGGTGTTGGGCGTGGTGTATGTGCCGGTGACCCAGGTGATGTACAGCGCGGCAGAAGGCAAGGCGTGGAAGGAAGAGCAGGGCAAGCGTCAGCAGATTCAGGTGCTCGAAGCGCATCCGCCGCTGGTCGTCGTCAGCCGGTCTCATTTCAGTAATGATCCGGAATTGCAGGATTACCTGGCGCAACTGGGCGAGCATCAGACCGTCGCCATCGGCTCATCGCTTAAATTCTGTTTGGTGGCGGAAGGTTCTGCGCAACTTTATCCGCGCTTCGGACCGACCAATATCTGGGATACCGGCGCGGGTCACGCCGTGGCGCTGGCTGCCGGTGCGCAGGTGCATGACTGGAAAGGGCAGACGCTGACGTATACGCCGCGTGAATCTTTCCTGAATCCGGGCTTCCGCGTTTCTCTGTTCTGA
- the bsmA gene encoding biofilm peroxide resistance protein BsmA — MKSLRISAALMLLAVLSGCSNMMQTTPVPPPAPTAKAQEITRAQTSTLTKIGSITAEAIGSPMDVEAEIRRKANAAGAHYYVIMFNSETIVPGRWYSQATLYR, encoded by the coding sequence ATGAAATCCCTCCGAATCTCCGCCGCACTGATGTTACTGGCTGTTCTCAGCGGTTGCAGCAACATGATGCAGACAACACCCGTTCCACCGCCCGCGCCGACGGCAAAAGCGCAGGAAATTACCCGCGCCCAGACATCAACGCTGACCAAAATCGGCAGCATTACCGCCGAAGCCATTGGCAGCCCGATGGACGTCGAAGCGGAAATCCGGCGCAAAGCCAATGCGGCGGGTGCGCATTATTACGTCATCATGTTTAACAGCGAAACCATTGTGCCCGGCCGCTGGTACTCTCAGGCGACGCTTTACCGCTAA
- a CDS encoding methyl-accepting chemotaxis protein, producing the protein MNTASKRVFRRWSIGAKLASIASLLVGTLFIIFTLSLTHSAGRQVNALAVNAISEQVTGVVDMIEMYNASLNAEVDSYTRLFSHFLPENFELDTASPVRVGSESAPVIKAGGNPLNLDTRIPDDFLARTGAISTVFARRGDDFIRVTTSLKKQDGTRAIGTLLDNTSPAYAKIMAGQSFSGLATLFGKKYITKYQPVRDAQGSVIGILFVGVDITQEYADMRSKILSKRIGEKGYFFVLNSAPGNDLGKYLVHSTDEGKTPAWPDGELQQVMSQPHGEREYTDPASQHQQFIVYANVPAWHWVVVGSTDKDSLMEQVNSTRNRFLMISLLALALFAALFMGLTRKLVSRPLSDVVLIAQQYASGDLRARAQTQRVDEIGSLMHAIDGIGHGLEKIVGEVRQVSSEIMANTHGLAHDSDQINRQIGTQASSLEETSASMEQITATVQNTADNATQATRLVQQTDKAATVGADAVNQSVESMEAIKHASTRIADITTVIEGIAFQTNILALNAAVEAARAGEHGRGFAVVAAEVRALAQRSSNAVKEIENLVADSLSKVEDGHQSAAKTQANMSDILTGIRQVKVLMSDIDVASHEQSSGISQVNIAIMQIGKATQENATLVENSRQTAAALSEQGRHLSQLVSVFKISER; encoded by the coding sequence ATGAATACGGCATCAAAACGTGTATTTCGCCGCTGGAGCATAGGCGCAAAACTGGCCAGTATTGCTTCACTGCTGGTCGGCACCCTGTTTATTATTTTCACTTTGTCTCTGACGCATTCTGCCGGGCGACAGGTTAATGCGCTGGCCGTTAACGCCATTTCAGAACAGGTGACCGGCGTCGTTGACATGATTGAGATGTATAACGCCAGCCTGAATGCCGAAGTTGACAGCTACACGCGTTTATTCAGCCATTTCCTGCCAGAGAATTTCGAACTCGATACCGCCAGCCCGGTGAGGGTCGGCAGTGAGTCTGCGCCGGTGATTAAAGCCGGCGGGAATCCCCTGAATCTGGATACGCGGATCCCCGATGATTTTCTGGCGCGCACCGGGGCGATTTCTACTGTTTTTGCCCGCCGTGGCGACGACTTTATCCGCGTGACGACTTCGCTGAAAAAGCAGGATGGCACCCGTGCTATCGGGACGTTGCTCGACAACACCAGCCCGGCGTATGCAAAAATTATGGCCGGACAATCCTTTAGCGGCCTCGCGACGTTATTTGGCAAGAAATACATCACCAAATATCAGCCGGTACGCGACGCACAAGGTAGCGTGATTGGCATTCTGTTTGTCGGTGTGGATATCACGCAGGAATACGCGGATATGCGCTCCAAAATTTTATCCAAGCGCATCGGGGAGAAAGGTTATTTCTTTGTGCTCAACAGCGCGCCGGGGAATGATCTCGGCAAGTATCTGGTGCATTCCACGGATGAAGGCAAAACTCCGGCGTGGCCGGACGGTGAGTTGCAGCAGGTGATGTCGCAACCGCATGGCGAACGCGAGTACACCGATCCGGCCAGCCAGCATCAGCAATTTATTGTCTATGCGAATGTCCCCGCGTGGCATTGGGTGGTTGTGGGCAGTACCGACAAAGACAGCCTGATGGAACAGGTCAACAGCACGCGGAATCGCTTCCTGATGATCAGCCTGCTGGCGCTGGCGTTGTTCGCGGCGCTCTTTATGGGGCTGACGCGAAAACTGGTCAGCCGCCCGCTCAGCGACGTTGTGCTGATTGCCCAGCAATATGCCAGCGGTGATTTGCGGGCCCGCGCGCAGACGCAGCGCGTCGATGAGATAGGTTCCCTGATGCACGCCATCGACGGGATCGGTCACGGTCTGGAAAAAATTGTCGGCGAAGTGCGTCAGGTGTCTTCCGAAATCATGGCAAATACCCACGGACTGGCGCACGACAGCGATCAAATAAACCGGCAGATTGGCACGCAGGCGAGCAGTCTGGAAGAAACCTCGGCCAGCATGGAGCAAATCACCGCCACCGTACAGAACACCGCGGACAACGCCACGCAGGCAACGCGGCTGGTGCAGCAAACCGATAAAGCCGCCACGGTCGGCGCGGATGCGGTAAATCAATCCGTCGAAAGCATGGAAGCTATCAAGCATGCCTCAACGCGCATCGCGGATATCACCACGGTCATCGAAGGCATCGCCTTCCAGACCAACATTCTGGCGCTGAACGCCGCCGTGGAAGCCGCCAGAGCCGGTGAACACGGGCGCGGATTTGCGGTGGTCGCTGCCGAAGTCCGGGCGCTGGCACAACGCAGTTCGAATGCGGTGAAAGAGATTGAAAACCTGGTCGCCGATTCCCTGAGTAAAGTCGAAGACGGCCATCAGAGCGCGGCCAAAACGCAGGCGAATATGAGCGATATTCTTACCGGCATCCGTCAGGTGAAAGTGCTGATGAGCGACATCGATGTGGCTTCGCACGAGCAGTCTTCGGGGATTTCGCAGGTTAATATAGCCATCATGCAGATTGGTAAAGCGACACAGGAAAACGCCACGCTGGTGGAAAATTCACGGCAAACCGCGGCGGCGCTCAGCGAACAAGGCCGTCACCTTTCTCAACTGGTGAGCGTGTTTAAAATTTCCGAAAGATAA
- a CDS encoding OapA family protein gives MGRIPPRRRKAVRIYQPMLRSWIAIMKRPMQDTTAQTENEEEENAGQTGRASSAVTKSKTLLSKIWHMSDDFHWMSPLPYTHRRGIIISVLVILLALLWPYTPENTYAPSQPQQPTSIPMQADLRNDQGRTTQMAEPDPVQPQVNDSAGTWRNYQVQSGQTLAQLFRDNNMAVNDVFAMARVEGADKPLSTLKTGQQVKIQRDAQGVVTALQVTTEQNVTVTFTRQPDGSFQRGN, from the coding sequence ATGGGCAGAATCCCGCCCAGGAGAAGGAAAGCCGTCCGTATTTATCAACCCATGTTGAGATCCTGGATTGCCATTATGAAAAGGCCGATGCAAGACACGACAGCGCAAACTGAAAACGAAGAGGAAGAAAACGCCGGGCAAACCGGTCGAGCTTCTTCTGCTGTGACGAAAAGCAAAACGCTGCTGAGCAAAATCTGGCATATGAGCGACGATTTCCACTGGATGTCGCCTCTGCCATACACGCATCGTCGTGGCATCATTATCAGTGTGCTGGTGATCCTTCTGGCACTACTTTGGCCTTACACGCCGGAAAATACTTACGCGCCTTCACAACCGCAACAACCGACCAGCATTCCAATGCAGGCTGATTTGCGTAACGATCAGGGCCGTACCACGCAGATGGCGGAACCGGATCCGGTACAGCCGCAGGTGAACGACAGCGCAGGTACCTGGCGCAATTATCAGGTTCAGTCCGGTCAGACGCTGGCTCAGCTGTTCCGCGACAATAATATGGCCGTGAATGATGTGTTTGCGATGGCGCGCGTTGAGGGCGCTGATAAGCCGCTGAGCACGCTCAAAACGGGCCAGCAGGTGAAGATTCAGCGTGATGCGCAGGGTGTGGTCACGGCGTTACAGGTGACGACGGAGCAAAATGTGACGGTGACGTTTACACGTCAGCCGGATGGCAGTTTCCAGCGCGGAAACTGA
- a CDS encoding bifunctional 2',3'-cyclic-nucleotide 2'-phosphodiesterase/3'-nucleotidase, giving the protein MNKRHLTLSLLAMLVATSAGAAQVDLRIMETTDLHSNMMDFDYYKDKPTDKFGLVRTASLIHAARKEVTNSVLVDNGDIIQGSPLGDYMAAKGLKQGDVHPVYLAMNTLDYAVGNLGNHEFNYGLDYLKKALAGAKFPYVNANVIDDKTGKPLFTPFLITDNAVKDRDGKTHNLRIGYIGFVPPQIMVWDKANLQGKVTVADITETAKKWIPEMRKQGADIIVAIPHSGLSGDPYKTLAENSVYYLSQVKGIDAIMFGHAHAVFPSEEFANIKGADIKQGTLNGIPAVMPGMWGDHLGVVDMVLNNDGDGWKVETAKAEARPIYDKAQKKSLAAEDQDLVKVLAPSHDATREFVSKPIGKSNDNMVSYLALVQDDPTVQIVNNAQKAYTEHFIQGDPDLANLPVLSAAAPFKVGGRKNDPASYVEVEKGELTFRNAADLYLYPNTLVVMKVTGQEVKDWLECSAGQFNQIDVNSTKPQSLINWDGFRTYNFDVIDGVNYQIDVSQPAKYDGECTLINKDAERIKNLTFNGKPINLKATFLVATNNYRAYGGKFAGTGDTHIAFASPDENRSVVAAYISAETKKHGAVTPTADNNWKLATIKAPQPLDIRFETSPGDKAAAFIKSHAQYPVTAKGSDDIGFEVYQVDLQK; this is encoded by the coding sequence ATGAATAAGCGTCATCTGACGTTATCCCTGTTAGCTATGCTCGTCGCGACATCAGCGGGCGCGGCACAGGTGGATCTGCGCATCATGGAAACCACGGATCTGCACAGCAACATGATGGACTTCGATTACTACAAAGATAAACCAACGGACAAATTTGGTCTGGTGCGCACCGCCAGCCTGATCCACGCCGCGCGAAAAGAAGTGACCAACTCCGTGTTAGTCGATAACGGCGACATCATTCAGGGCAGCCCGCTGGGCGATTACATGGCGGCAAAAGGCCTGAAACAGGGCGATGTTCATCCCGTTTATCTGGCCATGAACACGCTGGATTACGCGGTCGGAAATCTGGGGAATCACGAGTTTAACTACGGCCTGGATTACCTGAAAAAAGCGCTGGCCGGGGCGAAATTCCCTTACGTAAATGCCAACGTCATCGACGATAAAACCGGTAAGCCGCTGTTCACACCGTTCCTCATTACCGACAACGCGGTGAAAGATCGCGACGGCAAAACGCATAATCTGCGTATCGGCTACATCGGTTTTGTTCCACCACAAATCATGGTCTGGGACAAAGCGAATTTGCAGGGCAAAGTCACCGTTGCAGACATCACCGAGACCGCCAAAAAATGGATCCCGGAGATGCGTAAACAGGGCGCGGACATTATTGTCGCTATCCCCCACTCCGGTCTGTCCGGCGATCCGTACAAAACCCTGGCCGAAAACTCGGTGTATTACCTGAGCCAGGTGAAAGGCATCGACGCCATTATGTTCGGCCACGCGCACGCCGTATTCCCGAGCGAAGAATTTGCCAATATTAAAGGCGCGGACATCAAACAGGGGACGCTGAATGGCATTCCTGCGGTGATGCCGGGCATGTGGGGCGACCATCTGGGCGTAGTCGATATGGTCTTAAATAACGACGGCGACGGCTGGAAGGTGGAAACCGCGAAAGCCGAAGCACGCCCGATTTATGATAAAGCGCAGAAGAAATCGCTGGCCGCTGAAGATCAGGATCTGGTGAAAGTTCTCGCGCCTTCTCACGACGCCACCCGCGAATTTGTCAGCAAGCCCATCGGCAAATCTAACGATAATATGGTTAGCTATCTGGCGCTGGTGCAGGACGATCCGACGGTGCAAATCGTCAACAATGCGCAGAAAGCCTACACCGAACACTTCATTCAGGGCGATCCGGATTTAGCGAATCTGCCGGTATTATCCGCTGCGGCACCGTTCAAAGTGGGTGGGCGTAAAAACGATCCGGCCAGCTATGTCGAGGTGGAAAAAGGCGAACTGACGTTCCGCAACGCCGCAGATTTGTATCTTTACCCGAATACGCTGGTGGTGATGAAAGTCACCGGACAGGAAGTAAAAGACTGGCTGGAATGCTCCGCCGGGCAGTTTAATCAGATTGACGTGAACAGCACCAAACCGCAGTCGCTGATTAACTGGGACGGATTCCGTACCTATAACTTCGATGTGATCGATGGCGTGAATTATCAGATTGATGTCAGCCAGCCGGCGAAATATGACGGCGAATGTACGCTCATCAACAAAGACGCTGAGCGCATTAAAAACCTGACGTTTAACGGTAAACCTATCAATCTGAAAGCGACTTTCCTGGTCGCCACAAACAACTACCGTGCGTATGGCGGAAAATTTGCGGGCACCGGCGATACGCATATTGCCTTCGCGTCGCCGGATGAAAACCGTTCTGTGGTGGCCGCGTACATCAGCGCAGAAACCAAAAAGCACGGTGCGGTTACGCCAACGGCGGACAACAACTGGAAGCTGGCAACGATTAAAGCGCCGCAACCGCTGGATATCCGCTTCGAGACGTCGCCGGGCGACAAAGCCGCGGCCTTCATAAAATCTCACGCACAATATCCTGTCACCGCCAAAGGGTCGGACGATATCGGCTTCGAGGTTTATCAGGTCGATTTGCAAAAATAA
- the ytfE gene encoding iron-sulfur cluster repair protein YtfE, which yields MDYRDQPLGALAVAIPRATRLFRQYDLDFCCGGKQTLLRAVTKKELDIDAIEQQLAEIAQQPDTSTDWKTAPLAEIIDFIIPRYHDRHRQDLPELVLMADKVERVHGDKLPCPHGLAVQLQRILDELTQHMMKEEQILFPMIRGGMGRQAAGPISVMEREHDDAGDILEEIKRLTHNVTPPEGACVTWRALYAGINEFITDLMEHIHLENNLLFPRALRGE from the coding sequence ATGGACTATCGCGACCAACCTCTTGGCGCTCTGGCCGTTGCCATTCCGCGCGCAACCCGTCTTTTTCGTCAGTACGATCTGGATTTCTGCTGCGGTGGCAAACAAACGCTTCTGCGCGCCGTGACCAAAAAAGAGCTGGATATCGACGCAATTGAGCAGCAACTTGCTGAAATTGCACAGCAGCCGGACACTTCCACTGACTGGAAAACCGCACCTCTGGCGGAGATCATCGACTTCATTATTCCGCGTTATCACGATCGTCACCGTCAGGATCTGCCTGAGTTGGTGCTAATGGCAGATAAAGTCGAACGCGTTCACGGTGACAAACTGCCCTGCCCGCACGGTCTGGCGGTTCAGTTACAACGGATCCTCGACGAACTGACGCAGCATATGATGAAAGAAGAACAGATTCTGTTTCCGATGATCCGAGGCGGAATGGGCCGTCAGGCCGCCGGGCCGATTTCAGTGATGGAACGTGAGCATGATGATGCGGGCGATATCTTGGAAGAAATCAAACGACTGACCCATAACGTGACGCCGCCGGAAGGTGCCTGTGTGACCTGGCGTGCGCTGTATGCCGGCATTAACGAATTCATCACCGACCTGATGGAACATATCCATCTGGAAAATAACCTGCTGTTCCCGCGGGCATTACGCGGCGAGTAA
- the rplI gene encoding 50S ribosomal protein L9 yields MQVILLDKVANLGSLGDQVNVKAGYARNFLVPQGKAVPATKKNVEFFEARRAELEAKLADVLSAAEARATKINELGSVTIASKSGDEGKLFGSIGTRDIADAVTAAGVEVAKSEVRLPNGVLRTTGDHEVEFQVHSDVFAKLNVIVVAEA; encoded by the coding sequence ATGCAAGTTATTCTGCTTGATAAAGTAGCAAACCTGGGCAGCCTGGGTGATCAAGTTAACGTTAAAGCGGGCTACGCTCGTAACTTCCTGGTACCACAGGGCAAAGCTGTTCCTGCTACCAAGAAAAACGTTGAATTTTTCGAAGCACGCCGTGCAGAGCTGGAAGCTAAATTAGCTGACGTTCTGTCTGCTGCTGAAGCTCGCGCAACTAAAATCAACGAACTGGGTTCAGTAACCATCGCGTCTAAATCAGGCGACGAAGGCAAACTGTTCGGCTCTATCGGTACTCGCGATATCGCTGATGCAGTAACTGCTGCTGGTGTTGAAGTTGCTAAAAGCGAAGTTCGTTTGCCGAATGGCGTCCTGCGTACTACTGGTGACCACGAAGTGGAATTCCAGGTACACAGCGATGTGTTCGCTAAACTGAACGTGATCGTGGTTGCTGAAGCGTAA
- the fklB gene encoding FKBP-type peptidyl-prolyl cis-trans isomerase → MTTPSFDSVEAQASYGIGLQVGQQLQESGLQGLEPDALLAGLRDALEGNTPAVPVDVVHRALREVHERADAVRRERQEALAVQGQEFLAANAQREGVSSTESGLQFSVITQGEGTIPGRQDRVRVHYTGKLIDGTVFDSSVQRGEPAEFPVNGVIAGWIEALTLMPVGSKWELYIPHNLAYGERGAGASIPPYSALVFEVELLEIL, encoded by the coding sequence ATGACTACCCCTTCATTTGACAGCGTAGAAGCGCAGGCAAGTTACGGTATCGGCCTGCAGGTCGGTCAACAGTTGCAGGAATCAGGTTTGCAGGGCTTAGAGCCTGACGCACTGCTGGCAGGCTTACGTGACGCGCTGGAAGGGAATACGCCAGCCGTTCCTGTTGATGTGGTTCACCGCGCACTGCGTGAAGTCCACGAACGTGCTGATGCTGTTCGTCGTGAACGTCAGGAAGCTCTGGCCGTTCAGGGTCAGGAGTTCCTGGCTGCAAATGCACAGCGCGAAGGCGTAAGCAGCACCGAATCCGGTCTGCAATTCTCTGTGATTACTCAGGGCGAAGGCACGATCCCGGGCCGTCAGGACCGCGTGCGTGTTCACTACACCGGTAAACTGATTGACGGTACGGTATTCGACAGCTCCGTGCAGCGTGGCGAGCCGGCTGAATTCCCGGTTAACGGCGTGATTGCTGGCTGGATTGAAGCACTGACTCTGATGCCAGTCGGGTCTAAATGGGAGCTGTATATCCCTCATAACCTGGCTTACGGCGAACGTGGCGCGGGTGCTTCCATCCCTCCTTACAGCGCGCTGGTCTTCGAAGTTGAGCTGTTAGAAATTCTGTAA